AAGGGCCGTGGCCCGGTCGCCACCGTGCTGGTCCAGAACGGCACCCTGAAGAAGGGCGACATCGTGCTCGCCGGTCTGCACCACGGCCGCGTGCGTGCCCTGACCAATGAGCTGGGTCAGCAGGTCGACGAGGTCGGTCCGTCCATGCCGGTGGAGATCCAGGGTCTCGACGGCACGCCGGATGCCGGTGACGACTTCATGGTGCTCGAAGACGAGAAGAAGGCCCGCGAGATCGCCAACTTCCGTCAGGGCAAGTACCGCGAAGTGCGCCTGGCTCGCCAGCAGAAGGCCAAGCTGGAGAACATGTTCAGCCAGATGGGCAAGGAAGAGGTCGCCAAGGTCAATATCGTCCTCAAGGCCGACGTCCAAGGCTCGCTGGAAGCGATCAAGAGCGCTCTCGAAGAGCTCTCCACCGACGAAGTCGAGGTCGCCGTGGTGTCCTCCGGTGTCGGCGGCATCACCGGTACCGACGCCAACCTGGCGCTGGCCAGTGAGGCTATCGTGGTCGGCTTCAACGTCCGTGCCGACGCCGCGGCTCGCGAGATCATCGAGCGTGAAGGCCTGGATCTGCGCTACTACAGCGTGATCTACCAGCTGATCGACGAGGTCAAGCAGGCCATGAGCGGCATGCTGGCACCGGAGTGGAAGGAAGAGATCGTCGGCGTGGCCGAGGTTCGCGACGTCTTCCGCGCGCCGAAGATCGGCGCCGTGGCCGGCTGCATGGTCGTCGAGGGCACCGTGCACCGCAACAAGAAGATCCGTGTGCTGCGCGAAAACGTGGTCATCTACGAAGGCGAGCTGGAGTCCCTGCGTCGCTTCAAGGATGACGTCAACGAAGTGCGCAACGGCATGGAATGCGGTATCGGCGTCAAGAACTACAACGACGTCCAGGCCGGTGACAAGATCGAGGTCTTCGATCAGGTCAAGGTCGAGCGCACCCTGTAACCGACCGAGGAGAGCTGGTCATGCGCGAGTTCAAGCGTACCGACCGGGTAGCCGACCAGCTTCAGCAGGAGCTGGCGGTACTCATCCAGCGCGAGGTCAAGGACCCGCGCCTGGGCATGGTCACCGTCAGCGGGGTCACGGTCAGCCGTGACCTCGGCTATGCCGACGTCTATGTCACCCTGCTCGGCGAGAACGATGCCGAGCGGGTCAAGGACAACCTCAAGGTGCTCAAGCGCGCCGCGGGGTTCCTGCGCAGCCAGATCGCCCGGCGCATCAAGCTGCGTCACGTACCGGAACTGCGCTTCCACTACGACGAGAGCGTGGTGCGTGGGCAAAAGCTGTCCTCGCTGATCGAGGAGGCGGTCGCCAGCGACCGCGCCCAGCATCCTGATGATGACAGCGATGCCGCCGAGCCGGACGGCGAGGCGCGCCGCGACGAGGACGGCCGCTGATGGCGCGAAAGCGTCGCGGCCTGCCGGTCGATGGCGTGCTGTTGTTCGACAAGCCCAAGGGGGCGTCGAGCAACCACGTGCTGCAGCGCGTCCGACGGCTCTATCAGGCTCAGAAGGCAGGGCACACCGGCACCCTGGACCCGATGGCCACCGGCCTGCTGCCGATCTGCTTCGGCGAGGCCACCAAGTTCAGCTCCTTCCTGCTCGAGGCCGACAAGGTCTATGAGACTCGGGTGAAGCTGGGCGAGGTGACCGACACCGGCGATGCCGAGGGCGAGATCGTCGAACGCGCCCCGATACCGTCCTTGAACGAGGCCGATATCGAGGGCGTGTTGTCGCGTTTTCGCGGCGAGATCGATCAGGTGCCGCCGATGTATTCGGCGCTCAAGCACGAGGGGCGCAAGCTCTATGAGCTGGCCCGGGAAGGCAAGACGATCGAGCGTGCAGTCCGGCGCGTGAGCGTTTATGATAGCCGGCTGCTCGAGGCGAGTGCCGAGGGTTTTGACCTGCGGGTGCGGTGCAGCAAGGGCACCTACATCCGTACCCTTGCTGAGGATATCGGTCGCGCGCTCGGGTGCGGTGGCCATATCACGGCGCTGCGCCGGCTCAAGACCGGGCCCTTCGATGGCGACGGCATGCATACCCTGGACGCCCTGGAGGCACTGCCCGATCAGGACGCCCGGGAAGCGCTGTTGATGCCGGTCGACGTGCTGGTGGCGCATCTGCCGGCGCTTGACGTCGACGACGTGGCGGCCTCCCGGATCCAGCATGGCCAGCCGGCCCGCGTCGATACCGGTGAGCTCGCCGTCGACGACACCGCCAGACTCTATCGTGGCGAGGCCTTTCTGGGCCTGGTCACGGTCAGGGCGTCGGGGGAAATCGCTCCCCGTCGCTTGTTGAATACCGCCGCCGCCCAGTCGGGGGGCGATGCGTAACGCAACCCGCACCGCGTGGTACCTGCCACGCGGCGCAGGCGTGGAGACTGCAAATATGCGTGGTCTCCGACATTCATCACCAGGCATATTGCTTACTGGAGAAACAGATGGCACTTACCGCTGAAAAGAAGGCCGAGATCGTCAATGAGTTCGGCCGTGGCGAAAACGACACCGGTTCCCCCGAAGTTCAGGTGGCCCTGCTGAGCGCCAACATCGACGGCCTGCAGGATCACTTCAAGACCAACAAGCAGGATCACCACTCTCGTCGTGGCCTGATCCGCATGGTCAACCAGCGTCGCAAGCTGCTCGACTACCTCAAGCGCAAGGATTTCGAGCGTTACCAGTCGCTGATCCAGCGCCTGGGCCTGCGTCGCTAAGCGGCACCGGCAGCCAGACAGGGACGGGTCCACGGATCCTTCCCGGACCCGCGGCAGCGCCGCAGGGTCCTCGAGCAAGCAACCCCAAGGGGTTGCTTGTTCTTTTATGGGATCTTGGTAGCCCTTGCCCCGACGACCTCCTAAAATGGGCGTCGAGTCAAAAAGACCCAACATGAATTCGACAAGTTGAAGGAAGCCGCCGTGAACCCGGTCAAGAAAACATTCCAGTACGGTCGCAGCACCGTGACTCTCGAGACGGGCCGTATCGCCCGTCAGGCCACCGGTGCCGTGCAGGTCACCATGGGTGATACCGTGGTGCTGTGCACCGTGGTGGGCAAGAAGACCCTCAAACCGGGCCAGGACTTCTTCCCGCTGTCCGTGCACTACCAGGAAAAGACCTATGCCGTGGGCAAGATCCCCGGCGGCTTCTTCAAGCGTGAGGGGCGCCCCACCGAGAAGGAGACCCTCACCTCGCGTCTGATCGACCGTCCGATCCGCCCGCTCTTCCCCAAGGGCTTCATGAATGAAGTCCAGGTGATCTGCAACGTGATGTCCGCCGACCGCAACCAGGACCCGGACATCGCCGCCATGATCGGCACCTCCGCGGCGCTGGCCATCTCCGGTCTGCCGTTCAGTGGCCCGATCGGCGCCGCCCGCGTCGGCTTCGACGAGGAGAAGGGCTACTTCCTCAACCCGACCGTCGAGGAGCTGACCCAGTCCGAGCTCAACATGGTCGTCGCCGGCACCGAGAAGGCCGTGCTGATGGTCGAGTCCGAGGCCAAGGAGCTACTCGAGGACGAGATGCTGGGTGCGGTGCTGTTCGCCCACCAGGAGATGCAGGTCGCCATCACCGCCATCAACGAGCTGGTGGCCGAGGCGGGCAAGCCGAAGTGGGACTGGCAGCCGGCAGAAGAGAACGTGGCCCTCACGGAAGCCCTGGCCAAGGACTTCGAAGCCAAGGTCGGCGAGGCCTACCGCATCACCGACAAGATGGCTCGCCAGGACGCCCTGAGCACCGCCAAGGATGCCGCCATCGCCGCGCTGGCCGGTGAGGAAGAAGGCACCTTCGATGCCGACGAGGTGGCCAAGGCCTTCGCCGCCCTCGAGAAGCGTGTCGTGCGCTCGCGGGTGGTCAAGGGCGAGCCGCGCATCGACGGTCGCGACCTGAAGACCGTGCGTCCGCTGGACATCCAGGTTGGCATGCTGCCCAAGACCCACGGTTCGGCGCTGTTCACCCGCGGCGAGACTCAGGCCATGGTCGTCGCCACCCTCGGCACCCTGCGTGACTCCCAGCTGATCGAATCACTGGAAGGCGAGCGCAAGGATCGCTTCCTGCTGCACTACAACTTCCCCCCGTACTGCGTGGGCGAAGCCGGCTTCATGGGCGGCCCCAAGCGTCGCGAGATCGGTCACGGCCGTCTGGCGCGCCGCGGCGTTCAGGCCATGCTGCCGAGCGATGACGACTTCCCCTACACCATTCGCGTGGTCTCCGAGATCACCGAGTCCAACGGCTCCAGCTCCATGGCCTCGGTGTGCGGTACGTCACTGGCCCTGATGGACGCGGGCGTGCCTCTCAAGGCGCCGGTGGCCGGCATCGCCATGGGCCTGGTCAAGGATCCGGACGGCTTCGCCGTGCTGACCGACATCCTGGGTGACGAGGATCACCTCGGCGACATGGACTTCAAGGTGGCCGGCAGCGCCGAAGGCGTCACGGCACTGCAGATGGACATCAAGATCGAGGGCATCAACGAGGAGATCATGGAGCAGGCGCTGCAGCAGGCTCACGAGGCCCGCCTGACCATCCTCAAGCAGATGAACCAGGTGATCGGCGAGAGCCGCAGCGAAGTGTCCGACAACGCCCCGTCGATGGCCACCATCAAGATCAACCCGGACAAGATCCGCGACGTGATCGGCAAGGGCGGCGCGACCATTCGCAAGATCTGCGATGACACTGGCGCTTCCATCGATCTGGACGACGATGGCACCGTGCGTATCTATGCCGAGGATAAGACGGCCGCCAAGGCAGCGATCGATACTGTGCTTGCCATCACCGCCGAGGCCGAGATCGGCAAGCTCTACATGGGCAAGGTGGTGCGCATCGCCGACTTCGGCGCCTTCGTCAACATCATGCCGGGCACCGACGGCCTGGTGCACATCTCCCAGATCGTGCCCGAGCGGGTCAACGACGTGCGCGAGTTCCTCAACGAGGGGGACGACGTGATCGTCAAGGTGCTGGACATCGACAATCGTAACCGCGTGAAGCTCACCATCAAGGAGATCACGCCGGAAGAGAAGGCCGCCTTCGAGGCCGCCGAGGTGGTCGTCGACTAAGGTGGTCGCCGACGACTAGGCCTCCTGGCACGAGGCCTCAACGACAACGCCCCCGCAGCCTGGCTGCGGGGGCGTTTTTTTTGCGCCTTGCCTATAGGTGTCAGGGGCTCCTCAGCGCTCGATGGCCAGCGCCACGCCCTGACCGCCGCCGATGCACAGCGTCGCCAGGCCCTTCTTGGCGTCCCGGGCGATCATCTCGTGGACCAGGGTCACCAGCACGCGACAGCCGGAGGCACCGATCGGATGGCCGATGGCGATGGCGCCGCCGTTGACGTTGATCTTGTCGGCATCCCAGCCAAGCTCCTTGTTGACCGACAGCGCCTGGGCGGCGAAGGCCTCGTTGGCCTCGACCAGGTCCAGCTCGTCGATGGCCCAACCGGCCTTGTCGAGGCAGCGGCGGGTCGCCGGGGCCGGGCCGATGCCCATGATCGACGGCTCGACGCCGGCGTTGGAGTAGGCCTTGATGCGGGCCAGCGGCTCGAGCCCCAGCGCCTTGGCCTTCTCGGCGGAGCACAGCATGACCACCGCGGCGCCGTCGTTGATCGAGGAGGCGTTGCCGGCGGTCACGGTGCCGTCCTTCTTGAAGGCCGGACGCATGCCGCCGAGCTTCTCGGCGGTCACGCCGGCTCGCGGGCCCTCGTCGGTGTCGAACACCACCGGGTCGCCCTTGCGCTGGGGAATCTCGACCGGGACGATCTGGCTCTTGAACTTGCCGGCCTCGATGGCGGCCGTGGCCTTCTGCTGGGACGCCGCGGCGAAGGCATCCATCTCCTCGCGGGTGATGCCGTATTTCTCGGCCAGATTCTCGGCGGTGATGCCCATGTGATAGTCGTTGAAGGCGTCCCACAGGCCATCGTGGACCATGGTATCGACGGCCTTCCAGTCGCCCATGCGCTGCCCGCTACGGGAATGCGGCAGGACATGCGGGGAGGCGGACATGTTCTCCTGACCGCCGGCGAGGATCAGCTCGGCGTCGCCGCAGCGGATCGCCTGAGTCGCCAGATGCAGGGCCTTGAGGCCGGAGCCGCAGACCTTGTTGATGGTCATGGCCGGCACCGCATCCGGCAGGCCGGCCTTGATGGCTGCCTGACGGGCGGGGTTCTGGCCGACACCGGCGGTGAGGACCTGGCCGAGCAGCACCTCGTCGACCTGGTTGCCCGCGACGCCGGTCTGGGCGAGGATGTCCTTCATGACCAGGGCCCCCAGGTCGCTGGCAGGGATGCCGGCGAGCGAGCCGCCGAAGGTGCCAACGGCTGTGCGGCGGGCCGCGACAATCACCACGTCTTGCATACAGAGACTCCTCGAGAATGTCTTGGGACCTCCTAGCATAGGAGAGTCTTGTGCGCTGCGACAATGGCTAATCGCGTACACGGGACCAAAGCGCAAGGTGGCCAGAGCAGGATCGGGAAGGGCCGTGGACCGGCGTATGGCTAGGGCCCCGTTGAGGGGTGGCAAAGAGGCGCTGGCGAGGTGAGCTCGAGATGACGTCGCGGACGGCCGTCGACAGGGGCCGGCCGCGAGTGAGGTGGGCTCAGTCAGGGTGAGCCCAGTCAAGGTGAGCTTAGGCGAGCTGGACGGGGATGGCGTTGCTGGTGTGGCTGACGGCATTGCCTTCCTGCAGGTAGACCAGCGCCGGCTGGTGCTGCTCCACCTCGCGATCGTCATAGTGGGCATAGCTGCAGATGATGACCCGGTCGCCGACGCTTGCCAGGTGGGCCGCGGCGCCGTTCACCGAGATCACCTTGGTGCCTTCCTCGGCGCGGATGGCGTAGGTGGTGAAGCGCTGGCCGCCCTCGACGTTATAGATCTGGATCTGCTCGTTTTCGCGGATGCCGGCCAGGTCGAGCAGCTCGCCGTCGATGGCGCAGGAGCCTTCGTAATTGAGTACGGCGTGGGTGACGCGAGCCATGTGCAGCTTGGCCTTGAGCATGATGGTGTACATCGAAGAGGCTTCCTTATCCGTCGCGATGCGACAGGCGAATGGTCAGGTTGTCGATCAGGCGGGCCGGCCCGAGCTGGGCCGCGGCGAGAATCACCGCCTCTCGGGTGTTGGCGTCGACCTCGCCGAGATCATCGGCGCGGCGCAGCGCCAGATAGTCGGGCACGAAGCCGCGCGCGATCAGGCGTTGGTGGGCGGCCTCCAGTGCGGCGGCGCGAGGCTCGCCGGCGTCGAGAGCCTCGCGCAGCTCGCACAGGGTGCGGTAGAGCCCCGGCGCCAGTTGGCGCTCTTCCTCGCTGAGATAGCCGTTGCGCGAGGACAGCGCCAGGCCATCGGCGGCCCGCACGATCGGCACGCCGACGATCTCGATGGGGAAGTGCAGGTCGCGGGTCAGCTGGCGAATCACCGCCAGCTGCTGATAGTCCTTCTCGCCGAAGCAGGCCAGGTCGGGTTGCACCAGGTTGAAGAGCAGGCTGACCACGGTGGCCACGCCGTCGAAGTGGCCGGGGCGTGAGCCGCCGCACAGCCCCTCGCTGACGCCGGCCACGTGCACCCGGGTCTGGACGTCGAGGCCCTGGGGGTAGAGCTCCCGGCTCGAGGGCGCGAACACGAGATCGCAGCCGGCGCGCGCGAGGCCGGCCTGATCCTCGGCGAGGGTGCGGGGGTAGGCGTCCAGGTCCTCGTCCTCGCCGAACTGCAGCGGATTGACGAAGATCGTCGCCACCACCAGGTCGGCCCGCGCCCGGGCCTCGGCGACCAGTGCCAGGTGGCCGTCATGCAGGTTGCCCATGGTCGGCACCAGGGCGATGCGCTGCCCGGCCCGTCGCGGGCCGGCCAGGGCCTCACGCAGCGCCGGGATATGATACAAGGTATCCATCAGAAGCAGTGTTCCTCGGCCGGGAAACGGCGTGCCTTGACGTCTTCGTGATAGCGACGGAAGGCGGACGGGATGTCGTCGGCCTCGGCCATGAAGTTCTTGACGAAGCGCGGCGTGCGGCCGTGGGTGATGCCCAGCACGTCGTGCATGACCAGGATCTGGCCGTCGACGTCGGGGCCGGCCCCGATGCCGATCACCGGCACGTCGAGCGCCTCACGCACCGCGCGGCCGAGGCTCGCCGGCACGCACTCGAGCAGGATCACCGAGGCGCCGGCGTCCTGCAGGGCCTTGGCGTCATGGAGAATCTGCTCGGCGCGCTCGGCGTCACGGCCCTGTACCTTGTATCCGCCCAGCTGGTGAACCGACTGGGGCGTCAGGCCCAGGTGGGCGCACACCGGCACGCCGCGACGGGTCAGCTCACGGATGCCCTCGGCCATCCAGGCCTCGCCCTCGACCTTGACCAGCTCGGCGCCCGCGCGCATCAGGGCGCCGGCATCGTCGAGCAGCCTCGGCAGGCTCGAGTTGCTCATGAACGGCAGGTCGACCATTAGCAGGCTGGCGCCCTTGCCACGGGCCGCGCAGCGGGTGTGATAGCAGATATCCTCGAGGGTGACCGGCAGGGTGCTGTCGTGGCCCTGCAGCACCATGCCCAGGGAGTCACCGACCAGCAGCACCTCGATCCCGGCGTCGCTGGCGGCGCGGGCGAAGGAGGCGTCGTAGGCGGTCAGGCAGCTAAAGGTCTCCCCCGCCCGCTTGTGGGCCGAAAGCGTGCTCAAGGTGACGGTTTTCATAGTATTGCGATCTCGTCGATAGCGTCGTGGGGCCGAGTGGCGGCACTCGATCCCCTGGCTGGCGTCGGGGCCTGCCATCACGGTGTTACCCGACAGTCCCCGGAAGGGTGGAATGGTAACAAAAGACGGGCAACTCTACCTTTCGGGTAACAGGGCCCGCAAGTCGCCGGCGGACTGCCAGGCGGGGAGCGCCGCGACGGGGCCGAAGCCCGGCAGCTCGAGTCGAGGGGCCAGTTCATGCAGGGGCACGACCACGAAGGCGCGCGCGGCAAGCTCCGGGTGGGGCAGGCGGAGCCGGGGATGCTCGAGGCGCCGGTCGTCGTAGAGCAGCAGGTCGAGATCCAGGGTGCGTGGCCCCCAGTGGCGCCGGCGCACCCGGGCATGGCGCTGCTCGAGAGCCTGCAGCTGATCGAGCAGTGCGAGCGGCGACAGCCGGGTCTCGACGCGCGCCACGGCGTTGATGAAGTCGGGCTGATCTTGCGGGCCCACCGGTCGACTCGCGTAGCGGCGGGAGGTGGCCGTCAGGCGCGTCAGCGGCAGGCCATCGAGCTCGGCGATCGCCCGCTCGACATGGCCGCGCGGGTCGTCGAGATTGCTGCCAAGGCCGATGTAGGCGAGGGACGGCATCCGCTCAGTCCTGCTGGCTCGACGAAGGCTGGGCACTGCGCCGGCGCTTGCGGGGGCGGCGCTTGCGCTTCTTGCCGCCACCGCTGCCGGCCGGGTCGCTGCCGAGCTTCTGCAGCAGGCGGCGCTGCTCGTGCTC
The genomic region above belongs to Halomonas sp. YLGW01 and contains:
- the rbfA gene encoding 30S ribosome-binding factor RbfA, with the translated sequence MREFKRTDRVADQLQQELAVLIQREVKDPRLGMVTVSGVTVSRDLGYADVYVTLLGENDAERVKDNLKVLKRAAGFLRSQIARRIKLRHVPELRFHYDESVVRGQKLSSLIEEAVASDRAQHPDDDSDAAEPDGEARRDEDGR
- the truB gene encoding tRNA pseudouridine(55) synthase TruB, which produces MARKRRGLPVDGVLLFDKPKGASSNHVLQRVRRLYQAQKAGHTGTLDPMATGLLPICFGEATKFSSFLLEADKVYETRVKLGEVTDTGDAEGEIVERAPIPSLNEADIEGVLSRFRGEIDQVPPMYSALKHEGRKLYELAREGKTIERAVRRVSVYDSRLLEASAEGFDLRVRCSKGTYIRTLAEDIGRALGCGGHITALRRLKTGPFDGDGMHTLDALEALPDQDAREALLMPVDVLVAHLPALDVDDVAASRIQHGQPARVDTGELAVDDTARLYRGEAFLGLVTVRASGEIAPRRLLNTAAAQSGGDA
- the rpsO gene encoding 30S ribosomal protein S15, with product MALTAEKKAEIVNEFGRGENDTGSPEVQVALLSANIDGLQDHFKTNKQDHHSRRGLIRMVNQRRKLLDYLKRKDFERYQSLIQRLGLRR
- the pnp gene encoding polyribonucleotide nucleotidyltransferase, translated to MNPVKKTFQYGRSTVTLETGRIARQATGAVQVTMGDTVVLCTVVGKKTLKPGQDFFPLSVHYQEKTYAVGKIPGGFFKREGRPTEKETLTSRLIDRPIRPLFPKGFMNEVQVICNVMSADRNQDPDIAAMIGTSAALAISGLPFSGPIGAARVGFDEEKGYFLNPTVEELTQSELNMVVAGTEKAVLMVESEAKELLEDEMLGAVLFAHQEMQVAITAINELVAEAGKPKWDWQPAEENVALTEALAKDFEAKVGEAYRITDKMARQDALSTAKDAAIAALAGEEEGTFDADEVAKAFAALEKRVVRSRVVKGEPRIDGRDLKTVRPLDIQVGMLPKTHGSALFTRGETQAMVVATLGTLRDSQLIESLEGERKDRFLLHYNFPPYCVGEAGFMGGPKRREIGHGRLARRGVQAMLPSDDDFPYTIRVVSEITESNGSSSMASVCGTSLALMDAGVPLKAPVAGIAMGLVKDPDGFAVLTDILGDEDHLGDMDFKVAGSAEGVTALQMDIKIEGINEEIMEQALQQAHEARLTILKQMNQVIGESRSEVSDNAPSMATIKINPDKIRDVIGKGGATIRKICDDTGASIDLDDDGTVRIYAEDKTAAKAAIDTVLAITAEAEIGKLYMGKVVRIADFGAFVNIMPGTDGLVHISQIVPERVNDVREFLNEGDDVIVKVLDIDNRNRVKLTIKEITPEEKAAFEAAEVVVD
- a CDS encoding acetyl-CoA C-acetyltransferase translates to MQDVVIVAARRTAVGTFGGSLAGIPASDLGALVMKDILAQTGVAGNQVDEVLLGQVLTAGVGQNPARQAAIKAGLPDAVPAMTINKVCGSGLKALHLATQAIRCGDAELILAGGQENMSASPHVLPHSRSGQRMGDWKAVDTMVHDGLWDAFNDYHMGITAENLAEKYGITREEMDAFAAASQQKATAAIEAGKFKSQIVPVEIPQRKGDPVVFDTDEGPRAGVTAEKLGGMRPAFKKDGTVTAGNASSINDGAAVVMLCSAEKAKALGLEPLARIKAYSNAGVEPSIMGIGPAPATRRCLDKAGWAIDELDLVEANEAFAAQALSVNKELGWDADKINVNGGAIAIGHPIGASGCRVLVTLVHEMIARDAKKGLATLCIGGGQGVALAIER
- the panD gene encoding aspartate 1-decarboxylase, whose translation is MYTIMLKAKLHMARVTHAVLNYEGSCAIDGELLDLAGIRENEQIQIYNVEGGQRFTTYAIRAEEGTKVISVNGAAAHLASVGDRVIICSYAHYDDREVEQHQPALVYLQEGNAVSHTSNAIPVQLA
- the panC gene encoding pantoate--beta-alanine ligase produces the protein MDTLYHIPALREALAGPRRAGQRIALVPTMGNLHDGHLALVAEARARADLVVATIFVNPLQFGEDEDLDAYPRTLAEDQAGLARAGCDLVFAPSSRELYPQGLDVQTRVHVAGVSEGLCGGSRPGHFDGVATVVSLLFNLVQPDLACFGEKDYQQLAVIRQLTRDLHFPIEIVGVPIVRAADGLALSSRNGYLSEEERQLAPGLYRTLCELREALDAGEPRAAALEAAHQRLIARGFVPDYLALRRADDLGEVDANTREAVILAAAQLGPARLIDNLTIRLSHRDG
- the panB gene encoding 3-methyl-2-oxobutanoate hydroxymethyltransferase encodes the protein MKTVTLSTLSAHKRAGETFSCLTAYDASFARAASDAGIEVLLVGDSLGMVLQGHDSTLPVTLEDICYHTRCAARGKGASLLMVDLPFMSNSSLPRLLDDAGALMRAGAELVKVEGEAWMAEGIRELTRRGVPVCAHLGLTPQSVHQLGGYKVQGRDAERAEQILHDAKALQDAGASVILLECVPASLGRAVREALDVPVIGIGAGPDVDGQILVMHDVLGITHGRTPRFVKNFMAEADDIPSAFRRYHEDVKARRFPAEEHCF
- the folK gene encoding 2-amino-4-hydroxy-6-hydroxymethyldihydropteridine diphosphokinase codes for the protein MPSLAYIGLGSNLDDPRGHVERAIAELDGLPLTRLTATSRRYASRPVGPQDQPDFINAVARVETRLSPLALLDQLQALEQRHARVRRRHWGPRTLDLDLLLYDDRRLEHPRLRLPHPELAARAFVVVPLHELAPRLELPGFGPVAALPAWQSAGDLRALLPER